In Zalophus californianus isolate mZalCal1 chromosome 4, mZalCal1.pri.v2, whole genome shotgun sequence, the following proteins share a genomic window:
- the NTAQ1 gene encoding protein N-terminal glutamine amidohydrolase isoform X1: MEGDAPAAAAARYQPASPPRDACVYNSCYCEENIWKLCEYIKNHDQYPLEECYAVFISNERKMIPIWKQQARPGDGPVIWDYHVVLLHVSSGGQSFIYDLDTVLPFPCPFDTYVEDAFKSDEDIHPQFRRKFRVIRADSYLKNFASDRSHMKDSSGNWREPPPSYPCIETGDSKMNLNDFISMDPEVGWGAVYSLSEFVHRFGSQNY, translated from the exons ATGGAGGGGGATGCCCCCGCCGCTGCAGCCGCCCGCTACCAGCCGGCCAGCCCCCCGCGGGACGCCTGTGTCTACAACAGCTGCTACTG tgaagaaaatatttggaagctcTGTGAATACATCAAAAACCATGACCAGTATCCTTTAGAAGAGTGTTATGCTGTGTTCATATCTAATGAGAGGAAGATG ATACCTATCTGGAAACAACAGGCAAGACCTGGAGATGGACCTGTGATCTGG GATTACCATGTTGTCCTGCTTCATGTCTCAAGTGGAGGACAGAGCTTCATTTATGATCTTGACACTGTGCTGCCATTTCCCTGTCCATTTGACACTTACGTGGAAGATGCCTTTAAGTCTGACGAGGACATCCATCCACAGTTTAGAAG GAAATTTAGAGTGATCCGTGCAGATTCGTATTTGAAGAACTTTGCTTCTGATCGATCTCACATGAAAGATTCCAGTGGGAACTGGAGAGAACCTCCTCCATCATATCCGTGCATTGAAACTGGAG attccaaaatGAACCTGAATGATTTTATCAGTATGGATCCTGAGGTAGGATGGGGAGCTGTCTACTCCCTATCTGAATTCGTACATCGGTTTGGCAGTCAGAACTACTGA
- the NTAQ1 gene encoding protein N-terminal glutamine amidohydrolase isoform X3, with protein sequence MEGDAPAAAAARYQPASPPRDACVYNSCYCEENIWKLCEYIKNHDQYPLEECYAVFISNERKMIPIWKQQARPGDGPVIWDYHVVLLHVSSGGQSFIYDLDTVLPFPCPFDTYVEDAFKSDEDIHPQFRRKFRVIRADSYLKNFASDRSHMKDSSGNWREPPPSYPCIETGELDAAGHKVSHRRAS encoded by the exons ATGGAGGGGGATGCCCCCGCCGCTGCAGCCGCCCGCTACCAGCCGGCCAGCCCCCCGCGGGACGCCTGTGTCTACAACAGCTGCTACTG tgaagaaaatatttggaagctcTGTGAATACATCAAAAACCATGACCAGTATCCTTTAGAAGAGTGTTATGCTGTGTTCATATCTAATGAGAGGAAGATG ATACCTATCTGGAAACAACAGGCAAGACCTGGAGATGGACCTGTGATCTGG GATTACCATGTTGTCCTGCTTCATGTCTCAAGTGGAGGACAGAGCTTCATTTATGATCTTGACACTGTGCTGCCATTTCCCTGTCCATTTGACACTTACGTGGAAGATGCCTTTAAGTCTGACGAGGACATCCATCCACAGTTTAGAAG GAAATTTAGAGTGATCCGTGCAGATTCGTATTTGAAGAACTTTGCTTCTGATCGATCTCACATGAAAGATTCCAGTGGGAACTGGAGAGAACCTCCTCCATCATATCCGTGCATTGAAACTGGAG
- the NTAQ1 gene encoding protein N-terminal glutamine amidohydrolase isoform X2, translating into MEGDAPAAAAARYQPASPPRDACVYNSCYCEENIWKLCEYIKNHDQYPLEECYAVFISNERKMIPIWKQQARPGDGPVIWDYHVVLLHVSSGGQSFIYDLDTVLPFPCPFDTYVEDAFKSDEDIHPQFRRKFRVIRADSYLKNFASDRSHMKDSSGNWREPPPSYPCIETGDLHICTMRINKLLTAA; encoded by the exons ATGGAGGGGGATGCCCCCGCCGCTGCAGCCGCCCGCTACCAGCCGGCCAGCCCCCCGCGGGACGCCTGTGTCTACAACAGCTGCTACTG tgaagaaaatatttggaagctcTGTGAATACATCAAAAACCATGACCAGTATCCTTTAGAAGAGTGTTATGCTGTGTTCATATCTAATGAGAGGAAGATG ATACCTATCTGGAAACAACAGGCAAGACCTGGAGATGGACCTGTGATCTGG GATTACCATGTTGTCCTGCTTCATGTCTCAAGTGGAGGACAGAGCTTCATTTATGATCTTGACACTGTGCTGCCATTTCCCTGTCCATTTGACACTTACGTGGAAGATGCCTTTAAGTCTGACGAGGACATCCATCCACAGTTTAGAAG GAAATTTAGAGTGATCCGTGCAGATTCGTATTTGAAGAACTTTGCTTCTGATCGATCTCACATGAAAGATTCCAGTGGGAACTGGAGAGAACCTCCTCCATCATATCCGTGCATTGAAACTGGAG